ACCCCAGCACCCCCTCACAGCTCAATAAACGATGTTTCCTCTCTCCCCAGAAGGGATAAAGTCCATTAAAAGGAATGAAATACCCAAACTGCCGTTCCCGAGCGatttatttgtctttccaaaGTGTGTTTGTCCCTCAGGCACGACCATTCCTCATCCCAGGCTCCTGGGATGCATCCAGGACAGGCTGCTttatccctgccctgctcaggagcTCTACATTCACATTTATTAATCACATTCTGATTTTAAGCATCAGTATTTGACTTGTTacagaaacagaattaatttctggCCCCTGTGCACACAAGTATTATGGAGTTATTAGATCCTGTGTAGGAATTGCCAACAAGGAGCAGGTGGTGAGTAAGGGACGAGCTCAAGGAGAGCTCAGGAATCACCTGGACATGTGTTGGGTCTCAAAACTTCccaacaaaactaaaaaaaaaattctggcaaAGCCTTTATGTCATGATATATCATCACCTTCCCTGACATATTGTCCAGACCAGAAACCAACTCAGCAGTGTTATCAAactcagctcctgctttttAGCCCAGTTTTTCAGCCCCTCAGATCAGAGGGGTTtattaaagacagaaaagcacctggagcaggtaGAGTTTTATTGGAAGGCGTGTGAGGAGCCGGATTTGTGCGTAAATGTGAGCAGTGAGTGGGGACATAAATAAAGGCTATTTCCTGTACCAGATCTgcatcctcctctccctcttgattttcctctgcagctgcaggatcCCATAGAGCAGAGCCTCAGCTGTGGGGGGGCAacctgagagagagaaaggggagaagggaggaaggtCACAGGGCAGGTACCTGCACggagctggagccagcagcaggtgccAACCCCAGGCCTTATCCCAAAGCTGACTCCCCTCTGGCTTtgtggctggcacaggcaggagtgTAAGAAACTAAATTGATGCTGTTTACAAGAAGATCTTCATCAAACATAGCAATTATTAAATTTCAAAGTGTATCCAAacccccctcccaccccactgATGATGCCACCACCATCATaaccatccccatcccaaaatccctggagctgctgcagcttccccacCACTGAAACAGGAAAACCTTTCAAAGCTGCACCTGAATGCAGAGaattcccctctccctgccctgctcccaggtggAGCTGCCCCTTGTACCTGGCACGTAAATGTCCACGGGCACGATGCGGTCGCAGCCCCTCACCACAGAGTAGGAGTAGTGGTAGTAGCCCCCACCgttggcacagctgcaggacagggacagggacagggacaggaaggtGAGCAGGAGGCCAAGGGAAGGTGGCCCTGGGcaggtgggcactgccaggctcgGAGCCTCCAGCTCCACAGGTGACACCACCCTGCCTGGGAGGGTTTCAGATGAATCCAACCCAACTGTGCCCATCTCCCTCACAAAGCACATTCCACAGCCCTCCCTCTCTGCTACAAACCCTTCATGTTGCCTCAGAGCTTTCCCAGAATTTGTCCTGTTCCAGCCTGGACCGGCCACCCTCAACCAGTGGGGACAAAAAAACTCGTGGGGACAAGAAAATTGTGAGAATCGTGCAATTAATGAgggtggaaaagacctctgagaccATGGAGTCCAACTGAGTCTCTCATGGAGCAGATTCCAAGTGAATCCCCCATGGAGCAGATTCCAATTGAGTTCCCCCATGGAGCAgattccagcacagcagaagcaTTTTGAAAGCCAAGAGCAAACTCTGGCATTCTGGATATACACAAGTTTGGCAGCTGCAAAGCCTCTGAATCCCTCCCTGGGAGGATTCACACACACCACTCCCAAAAGGAGCCTTTCTCTACTCTACAAGGCTTTTTAAGAACTTAGAAACacaaacaagtgaaaaaattcccccccagcACCGAGGACATCCCAGCACTCACCTCCCCATGGACACCACGTAGCGAGGCTCTGGCATCTGGTCATAGACCTGCAGAACAGGGATGTTTGGGGTGATGCCcacctccccccacccccaccccaacCCCCATGCCCCCCGAGCTCCCCGTACCTTGCGCAGAGCCGGGGCCATTTTGTTGGTCAGGGTCCCTGCCACGATCATGACGTCGGCCTGGCGGGGGCTGGCCCGGAACACGACCCCGAACCGATCCATGTCATAGCGAGGGGCTGCCATGTGCATCATCTCCACGGCACAGCAGGCCAGCCCGAAGGTCATGGGCCACAGggagctctgtggggacagccagggtgACACACACAAAGGGAGAGATCAAGGTACCAGGAGCAAAACGCACGGAGCCAGGGGAGTGGGTACAGGGAgaggtgcagagctgctcccctgacactgctgaggccacctcagagccaccagggacagcagagagggacagctctgagccccatggggacagcacagagggacagctctgagccaccagggacagcagagaggggacagctcagagccaccagggatagcagagagggacagctctgagccccatggggacagcagagaggggacagctcagagccaccagggatagcagagagggacagctctgagccaccagggacagctctgagccACCAGGGATAGCAGAGAGGGACAGCTCTGAGTcccatggggacagtggtgTCCCAGTTCAAGGACAGCAGAGAGGGACAGCTCAGAGCCACCCAGGGACACTGatgtcccagctcagagccccatggggacagtggtggCCAGATAAGGACCAGCCCAGCCaaggcaaagcacagcacaccCAGGGCATTGTCACTTATGTCACCCTTccccacaggcagagcagctgcccagggcagggacaactCCAGAACTGTCTTTTCCTGGTGACCAAAGGGCAGTTCTATACCCCCCCAACACCCTCAGCACCTTCAGCCCGTGTCCCACACTGTCACTGGACCCCAGGGTCACCCTCTGGCCACAGAACTCGGCCAAGGGAGCTCTGAGCCTATTTTTATCTCCAGCAGGAGGTGCCTCTGGtgtgccaccccctgtcccTGGATGCCAGGGAGCCTGGTGGCTCAGGGACTCACCCGCCGTGCCCAGTTGACCAGGTCATCGAGCTTGGCAATGACGTACTCGCCACGGCTGCTGGGGACGTAGGATTTCCTCTGGACAACAGCAGAGCTCTTCTGGACCTGGACAGAGCTGAAAGGAAACCATCACTCTCCAGTTATTTCCTTGCAAAATCAGCATTTGGCCCTCCAAGGGGCTGTGGCTTGGAATGACAATGCCACCCCTCTGTTTGTAGCAGCGGGTTCTCCCCGGTGTGGGATCTgtgggtttggtgctggggcagagcccctCAGCCATACCCCAAGCACAGCTGCCCCTCCCCGGGGCTCCCAGAGCCGCCAGAACCCCACGGATTTTAGCACAGGAGGTGCCACTGGGACCCCCCGCCCGGGAATGGTGGCACAACCGgctgttccctgtccccagggcaggaattgTCACCTGTCAGCGCGATCGGCCGCCGGCGTCTGATGGAGCAGCTGAGCGTGCACGGGACTCACAGAGCCGGGCCTGGGGACAGAAAGGGCCCGCACagggtgacacagtgacagagcCCCCGCGGGAGCCGCTGCTCCACAAACCCCAGCGGGGAAGGAGCCCCGCAGTGACCCCCGAAGCTCGGGGTGCTGTTCAGCCGCGGCTCTGGGGTCCCCCCGGTGCCccatctcccccagccccggggtcAGCGCTGTCACCGCCCGACCCTCCCTGCCCCCGGGGTCCCTCCGCCCcggtgcccccagccccgcgctCACCGCCAGCCCAGCACACCGTGCGCGGGGAGCCGGAGACCTGCAAGAGAGGACGGGAGAGCTCAGCCCGGCTGTGGGCCACGGCCGGGACCGGGAACGGCCTGGTGCCCCCTCAGGGCTCCCCCCCCGGTCACTCCCTCGGCGGAGGGCCGAGAGCTTGTTTCGGTGCCCAGACCGGTCCCGGTTCTCATCCCCGTCCCCGGTCCCggtccccatccccgtccccgTTCCCGTCCCCGGCCCCGCTCACGGCCCAGCGCCGCCATCTCTCCGCAGCCCTTCAGGCAACCTCTGTGCGCGGTGCACCCGCTAAAGGGCCCGGCGCGAAACCGCCTCAGCTCTCCGGCGGGAAACGCGTCCCGGGTGAGGGGTTCCGCAGGCACCCTCTGGCTCCGCCGCGGCCCGCGGCAAAACGACCCCAAAACGACCCCAAAACGATCCCAAAACGATGCCGGCAGGCGGGGCCGTGCCGGAGCTGCCGCAGGACTCGGCGGGAAAGGCCCGTCCGGTAGCTGCAGAGCCGCGGTCGCGCAGGAAAATAAGGAGCGGCCGTCCCTGGGTGGGCTCGAACCACCAACCTTTCGGTTAACAGCCGAACGCGCTAACCGATTGCGCCACAGAGACCGCGTTGCCGCTGCTTTTCGCCTGGCGCCGTGTCCCGCCTGTCCCATGCCCGTGTCCCACATCCCGCTCTCGTGTCTTGCTTGTCTCTCTCCAACCACTCCAGCCTGTCCTGTGTCCCGTGTCCcacatcccttccctctgccccgCCGTgtccctccccgtgtccccccgccCAGCGCGGCGCCACCGGCGGTGACGGGTGGGGGGGGCGGAGCGCGGCCGTACAGCCGAAATAGCTCAGTTGGGAGAGCGTTAGACTGAAGATCTAAAGGTCCCTGGTTCGATCCCGGGTTTCGGCAGAAGCCTTTTTTCCTGCCAGGATCTGGGCTGCAAAAGCGCTGTTTTCACCTCAAAACACCCCCGAGGGTTCGGAGCTCATTTTTCGCCCCCCAAACTCTGCACTTGATCGTTTTAATATCCTGGAAATACAGACACACAACAGGGAGGGGTGAAGGACTGTGGGCTGTAACACTGGATTAAtgataaatattattaaataaatatgaattaatAATGAGTTAATGATCTTACATTgaggaggcagctgagggaACATGGATTAATTAACACTGGACTATCACAAGCAGAGGTGGTGTGTGTCAGcccattttaaataaaacacaagaacAAAACCCAGTGAGTTCATTTATCAGTGATTAATAATGTGAGACTGATACAGACAGTTTTTATGCATCACATAAAGCTGTAAGATCCTATATTCACCTCCTGAAACACTGGGGTGGAAGCACCACCCACCACAGattaaaataatcaaacaaaagcagcaaatgttGATAATTCACTTCATCCCACTTTATTGAGTCCGCATGACTGATACATGGTGAGGCTGAGCCTGGTGCCCAGTCCCAGCGAGTGACCGGTGGGGCAGCACTGGAAGGGGGTGGCACAAGGTCAGGatgatccctggcagtgcccaaggccaggctggaagggttGGAGCACCCAGGGGACAGtaggaggtgtccctgcccatggctggcctctagggtcccttccaccccaaaccattccaggattccacagctgcagggaaggtgagGGGAGGTGGTTCTGCTTCTGGGCACGGGTCTGGAGCAGGATCCTAAGAGCACTCGAGGAGTTTTGATGGAGAAGGGAACACAGGGTTCATGGAAAAGAGGGGGAAGTTGAGCCCCATCTCCAAATTACCCCAGAGTATTGGGATGAGGGGCAGGCAGTCCCTCCCCAAGCTCTCATCTCCAAAGGGAAAGTGCCACTCACAGCTCTGAGTTAACTCcatcattaattttttatccTAACCCACAAAATACATTCTCCCTCCTCACAGGCTTTAATAAAACCCTCACACTTCCTGGCCTGTCCCTATAATTGAGGTACTTGAGATAACAGGAATAAGGATTCCATGGAAAAACTCATTAGAGAGCACAGAGCAATTAAAAgtgtaattaaaatatattcagataATTACTACAGCCAGGATAGACATCTGGATCCCAATTTCAACTTCTTCATTTCAAATCATCTTGGGTTTTACTGGACAAGCAAGGAGATCATATTTCATTATCACAGAAAAACCCTAATCAGGGGGTTTTATGTATCATTTATCATTATTCATCATTAATTAGTTGTTGGTGACACTGCTTCCATGTGCCACAGCTCCAACAAaggtgggcagggagctgggcagggaattTAGATGAGAATTGGGAATTTAGATGAGAAAAAGACAATCAAAAGCCTCCCAAAATTCACAGCCTCAGAAGAGGCAATAAAAACCAGCATTCCACTGGTTCAGTTAGAGAAAAAGggaatgtttttgtttaaacaaaCCTGGATTCCTTCTCCATGGAATTTGACTTGTCAGAACAAAACAAGAACCCAAATCTTGGTGATCCAGGTGGCAGCCCTGTGCAGCAATCTGATTTCCCACCTTTGGAGATCCATGAAGCAGGAAGGGGGAACCCCAGGAGCCTTCCCTGCCAGGAACCCCCTTGGTTTTATCAGCAGCAGGGAGGCCACAAAGCAGGACAAGATCCCTTCCCAAGTCAGGTGTTTGGCTAAAAGAACCCACGTGGAAGTCGGTGGAGCAGCAgaagctctgcacagccctgggggtcTCTGGCAGCCCCCCAGGAGGGCACTGATGGATGAGGATCCAGTGGATCCTGAACACAGCGAGGCCATGAAGCAGCAagaggtgggagcagaggatTTGGGAATACACACACAGACTTTACAAAGAATGCCACGTTTTATACAAATCACTACTGGTTATTTACACCTGGTGgccccaggacagccccagccacTCCTCAGCTCTCCACAGGCTCTGGCTCAGTCTTGAGCTTTTTGCTTCCCAGGACTTGTTCATCAAACAATTCTCTctctctggaaagaaaaatacagaaggtTTTAAGTTAAAACAGGATATGATTGTCCAGATTACATCCCCTGGACAAATTAAATTCGCAGGGTTGGAGTAGCTCCGTTGgcacattttccacattttgtCCCTCAAATGAGGAGAACACTGAGCTCTCCTGCCCTCACCTGAAACCTTCTCTGTATCCAACAATAAAGGAGTAAAAACCCTtggaaaatcctgaaaacaAATCTACCTTTTGCTCACAGGTGGTCCTTTAATGTAtttctcttctgccttctcATAATCAATGTCATCCACGGCAGCAATGGCACAGATGATGGCCTAGAAAAGCAttgaataattaataataataatcaatAAGCAAAACTAAACCATAGCCAGGGATTTGAAACTGCCTCAGCTGAGCATGTTTTGAGAAAAGGGCTCCTCAGTAACTTAGAAAACTTGGATGAAACCTCTCATCGAGTGCCTgaaattcttaaataaaaaatttgaaattgttCTGTATCATCCCCCTTGGGGGTATTTTTATCCTCAgattaaaatattcttcacaGTAGTTTTGTTTCTACACGAGTTACTGTTCTCCtgggaaaattcctgggaaGAACACAAGGTATCCACAACAACTGTAAGAACAGCCAACAAACCACCCCCACCTCGACACACACAAAGGACCAAGAACAACCCTGAGAAGTTGCCAAATTCaataaaaaactccaaagcAAAGCTTTGAAGCATTTCAGAGGTAATTAAAATACATCAGGAAACTATCagcctgcttttaaaaacaacaatcTACCTGaagcttctcttttctgtgcttaaaaatcagcatttgaATGACTCAGGCTGTAGGCAGGGGTGAATACTCCTGtctggctcagctctgggaaCTCTCCCCTCATCATTCCATAGGAACCACATCACagcaaaggaataaataatGGGAATTAGTGTCATTTATCACTCCCCAgttcatttttctccctgtttcaTGCCCCCTCACCTCAGGTAAAAGCACATCTGAGATGAATCTGATGCCATCCCCCAGGATCTGGTGCAGGTTCTTGGTGTCCATCTCCCTGTACACCTCCTTCAGGTACCCAACCACCAggtccagctgctcctcatcctccaaGTAAGTCTCCACACAGGTTATGTACCGGCTGGAATTCAGGAATTTCTTCAGCCAGCGGGATTGTTTCCCACTTTTCAAGATCCCCAGGAGATGCTCCTCAGCCCCTTTGGTCTTCACTATGAACTCCACCAGCTTCTTgttctccctgtccctggcagctctggtcCTGTCAGGGAGGAGCTTCCTGGGGGGTTTCTGTGGGGAGGTGTCTGAGGAAgactctccagccccttcctccccctgtGTTTGGGAATGCCATCTGCACCACACTCTGGTACCCCTCTTTCCTCACTGGGTAGCCTGAAAGAGAAACcacaaaaatttatatttaaatgggttttcaaaattacaaagGGTTTTCACAGCCATAGCAAtagaaaataaggaattttaTTGTTGAGAGGAGTTTTTACCCAGCCAAGAGAATTCCCAAAGGGATGGATTCACTTACTGATATCAGCAGCAAAATACTCCAGGAAGGACCCAGTGAAAGAACGACAgcctaaaaacccaaaacagggGCAGAGATCAGTTCCATTCACCCAGGAATCAAAACCTGGGGttcccttttcctgatggaTCCCAGGATGAgatcccagagaagctgggagtgtgtccaaggccaggctggacagagcttggagcagcctgggacagtgcaaggtgtccctgcccatggcaggaggggacTGGATGGAGTTGAAGGttcttcccacccaaaccatcctgggatttgGTGATTCCATGGTCACCTGCCCCTCCTTACCCACTCGGATCCGATAGTCCTGGATCAGCTGGAGGCACCACTCGATTTCCCTGGAATAATTCTCCTTGGCTCGTTCCTGCAAAACAAGGAGGATTTTCtgtcccaaacccagcagctctccaagaGTTTCAGCCCAGGATGCCAAGCAGGGGACAGAAATGGCCCGTGacaattttttcctcacagtaaaacagctcctgccagaaCTGTCAGAGGGATGAGAGTGGCTTTGAGGGGGCCAAGCCCCACATTGCCCCCCTGGCCATTTATACCCTGAATTTCCCACTGTATTTGTCCAAACCCTGCAGTTCTACATCTCTGGGATACTCACAATgagctcctgcttctcctcacaGTCAAAGTGCTTCAGGCTCTTCAGAGACACTGAGaaacttttaaagaaacacagTCAGAGGTAAAACTCAGCTGCCTCACTTCCCTCTTATTTACTGCAGTTCTGCttctccctgaaaatcccatttcccaagGAATTAAGGAGCACaaattttaatggtttttgCTTCCAGAGCAAGTTAAAAGTATGGAAACTTCTAACAAATGAGAAGTACCTGGTTTAGAGAAAAGTTAAAGGCAGCCCAGTGTTTCCAGAAAGTTTGGGCAGCACAAGGAAAACAGTGGCTGcattccagggattttttttctgttttgtttttgactcctcagctcttcccagggacagggagctgcctcAACCTGCAGCATGACAAAGCACCCACAACCCTCACCtggcccagcccctccctcccacaTCAACCTGGAGAGGACTGTCCTCACCCTGCACCAGGAAAAGGGCACAGGACATGGAATATCAGAGACTGGAAATTCAGGATGGGATGGAAATCCACATTTACCCTTTTTTCTTCTCGTTTGTGGTGCCATCTATGAAGAGCACACAGGCCCTCCGGTGCTTCCTCTTCACTGCTTTCACCTGGAGAGAGGATAAAGCCTCAAAAATCCTAATCTTGATAAAACAGGGATATTTTTCTGTGGATATCACCCACTACAACCCACACTTcaatttttcctgttgctgtaACTTTCCTTTATTACACAAACATGAAAAACTCAAGCAGAAGCTGTGACGAGTTCCCCAAAGGGAACATTTTTAGTGCATAAAGGGCCTCCCCCCCTTTCTTTTGCAAATTGGGAACAAAGTTCTGCTCCATGACAAAGGAACTGGGATAATCCTGCGCTCTGCACAAACAGGTGTGAAGTGACCTGACACATTTTGAGTGCTTTTAGCACAAATTTACTTCTATCAATTTTGAAATGCTTCTACTGGAAGGTCttttaacacttccaggaaGGGCAAAAGTCACTCCAGAGCTGGGAGTTGCTCCTTATCAGCAGGGATAtgaggaggcaggagctgctcttaCCACTGCTGGCCAGTACGGATAGCGCCGCAGCTTGCACCACACCAACATCCCTTCCTCGAAG
The DNA window shown above is from Camarhynchus parvulus chromosome 28, STF_HiC, whole genome shotgun sequence and carries:
- the NDUFS7 gene encoding NADH dehydrogenase [ubiquinone] iron-sulfur protein 7, mitochondrial is translated as MAALGRLRLPAHGVLGWRPGSVSPVHAQLLHQTPAADRADSSVQVQKSSAVVQRKSYVPSSRGEYVIAKLDDLVNWARRSSLWPMTFGLACCAVEMMHMAAPRYDMDRFGVVFRASPRQADVMIVAGTLTNKMAPALRKVYDQMPEPRYVVSMGSCANGGGYYHYSYSVVRGCDRIVPVDIYVPGCPPTAEALLYGILQLQRKIKRERRMQIWYRK